In Micromonospora sp. WMMD980, the following are encoded in one genomic region:
- a CDS encoding metallophosphoesterase, which translates to MTGALYAVSDLHVSYAENRAVVDGLRPESADDWLIVAGDVGEAFADIERTLRLLRDRFARVVWAPGNHELWTHPTDPVTLRGVARYDALVAMCRELGVLTPEDDYPVWHGDGGPVTVAPLFLLYDYTFRAPGTTTKEESLRAAYASGVVCTDEMLLHPDPYPDRESWCRARLAATARRLDATDPALPTVLVNHWPLVRQPTEVLWYPEFAQWCGTEHTADWHVRHRAAVAVYGHLHIPRTTHYDGVRFEEVSLGYPREWGRRGGAPRPMRRVLGGAA; encoded by the coding sequence GTGACGGGTGCGCTGTACGCGGTCAGTGACCTCCACGTGTCGTACGCGGAGAACCGTGCGGTGGTGGACGGCCTGCGGCCGGAGAGTGCGGACGACTGGCTGATCGTGGCCGGCGACGTCGGCGAGGCGTTCGCCGACATCGAGCGCACGCTGCGGCTGCTGCGCGACAGGTTCGCCCGGGTGGTCTGGGCGCCGGGCAACCACGAGCTGTGGACCCACCCCACCGATCCGGTGACGCTGCGTGGGGTGGCGCGCTACGACGCGCTCGTCGCGATGTGCCGCGAGCTGGGTGTGCTCACCCCGGAGGACGACTACCCGGTGTGGCACGGCGACGGCGGCCCGGTCACCGTGGCACCGCTGTTCCTGCTCTACGACTACACCTTCCGTGCCCCGGGCACGACGACGAAGGAGGAGTCGTTGCGCGCCGCCTACGCGTCCGGCGTGGTGTGCACCGACGAGATGCTGCTGCACCCCGACCCGTACCCGGATCGGGAGTCGTGGTGCCGGGCGCGGCTGGCCGCGACCGCGAGGCGCCTGGACGCGACCGACCCGGCGTTGCCGACGGTGCTGGTCAACCACTGGCCGCTGGTCCGTCAGCCCACCGAGGTGCTCTGGTATCCGGAGTTCGCCCAGTGGTGCGGCACCGAGCACACCGCCGACTGGCACGTCCGGCACCGGGCGGCCGTCGCGGTCTACGGCCACCTGCACATCCCCCGCACCACCCACTACGACGGGGTGCGATTCGAGGAGGTCTCGCTGGGCTACCCGCGCGAATGGGGCCGCCGGGGCGGCGCCCCCCGGCCGATGCGCCGGGTCCTCGGCGGCGCCGCGTGA
- a CDS encoding 4'-phosphopantetheinyl transferase superfamily protein, with the protein MIETLLPTAAVAVEAFADEPDEPPYPGEEDLLTRAAPSRRREFVTARRCAREALARLGYAPAPIRPGPRREPLWPAGVVGSITHCDGYRAAAVAPATALASLGVDAEPHEPLPDEVLGVVTTAGEPARLAGLRAVDAGVHWERLLFSAKESVYKAWYPLTGRWLGFEEAEVTFDPAGRFTARLLVDGARSDGGPPLRALDGRWRVAGGLVVTAVAVPSDSSLFARPDPG; encoded by the coding sequence GTGATCGAGACCCTGTTGCCGACGGCGGCGGTGGCCGTCGAGGCGTTCGCCGACGAGCCGGACGAGCCGCCGTACCCCGGTGAGGAGGACCTGCTCACGCGCGCGGCCCCGAGCCGCCGCCGCGAGTTCGTCACCGCCCGGCGCTGCGCGCGCGAGGCGCTGGCCCGGCTCGGGTACGCGCCGGCGCCGATCCGCCCCGGCCCCCGGCGGGAGCCGCTCTGGCCGGCCGGGGTGGTGGGCAGCATCACCCACTGCGACGGTTACCGGGCGGCGGCGGTGGCCCCGGCCACCGCGCTGGCGTCGCTGGGCGTCGACGCCGAGCCGCACGAGCCACTGCCCGACGAGGTGCTCGGCGTCGTCACCACGGCCGGCGAGCCGGCACGGCTGGCCGGGCTGCGTGCCGTCGACGCGGGGGTGCACTGGGAGCGGTTGCTGTTCAGCGCGAAGGAGTCCGTCTACAAGGCGTGGTACCCGTTGACCGGTCGGTGGCTCGGGTTCGAGGAGGCGGAGGTGACGTTCGATCCAGCGGGCCGGTTCACCGCCCGGCTGCTCGTCGACGGGGCACGCAGCGACGGCGGGCCGCCGTTGCGCGCGCTCGACGGTCGCTGGCGGGTGGCCGGTGGG
- the pip gene encoding prolyl aminopeptidase — MTGTDLHPPVEPYATHRVPVGDGHVLHVEEVGRPDGVPVVFLHGGPGGGLVPAARRFFDPRRYRAVLFDQRGAGRSTPFGEVRANTTWHLVTDLETIRRRLGIDSWLVFGGSWGVTLGLAYAQAHPQRVTGLVLRGVLLLRRGERDWFYQGGLRHLQPEEWDRFVAPIPPAGRDDVLAAYHRRLHGPDADEARACARAWGRWEAVNSSLRPDPAALAHFTADDQALPIARILSHYAVHGGFLTEGQLLDGVDRIRHLPAVIVNGRYDLCCPPASAYDLARRWPEAELRIVPEAGHSAAEPGVTRELLRAVDRIADRIG, encoded by the coding sequence ATGACCGGAACCGACCTCCACCCACCCGTCGAGCCCTACGCCACCCATCGCGTCCCGGTCGGTGACGGCCACGTCCTGCACGTGGAGGAGGTGGGGCGGCCGGACGGCGTACCCGTGGTCTTCCTGCACGGCGGGCCCGGCGGTGGCCTGGTGCCGGCGGCGCGGCGGTTCTTCGACCCCCGGCGCTACCGCGCGGTGCTGTTCGACCAGCGCGGCGCCGGGCGCAGCACGCCGTTCGGCGAGGTGCGCGCCAACACCACGTGGCACCTGGTGACCGACCTGGAGACGATCCGGCGGCGCCTGGGCATCGACTCGTGGCTGGTCTTCGGCGGGTCGTGGGGGGTCACGCTCGGCCTGGCCTACGCACAGGCCCACCCGCAGCGGGTCACCGGCCTGGTGCTGCGCGGCGTGCTGCTGCTGCGCCGCGGTGAGCGGGACTGGTTCTACCAGGGCGGCCTGCGCCACCTCCAACCCGAGGAGTGGGACCGGTTCGTCGCCCCGATCCCGCCGGCCGGACGTGACGACGTGCTGGCCGCCTACCACCGGCGGCTGCACGGCCCGGACGCCGACGAGGCGCGCGCCTGCGCGCGGGCCTGGGGCCGCTGGGAGGCGGTGAACTCGTCGCTGCGACCCGACCCGGCGGCGCTCGCCCACTTCACCGCCGACGATCAGGCGCTGCCGATCGCCCGGATCCTGTCGCACTACGCGGTGCACGGCGGCTTCCTCACGGAGGGCCAACTCCTCGACGGCGTGGACCGGATCCGCCACCTGCCCGCCGTGATCGTCAACGGCCGCTACGACCTGTGCTGCCCGCCGGCGTCCGCCTACGACCTGGCCCGCCGGTGGCCGGAGGCGGAGCTGCGGATCGTGCCGGAGGCCGGACACTCGGCGGCCGAGCCGGGCGTCACCCGGGAGTTGCTGCGCGCCGTCGACCGGATCGCCGACCGGATCGGCTGA